From the genome of Parazoarcus communis, one region includes:
- a CDS encoding PLP-dependent aminotransferase family protein — protein MSIRPTSAMWKQFMQREANSAMSLQGQIRQMLVATILDGQIPLDEPIPSSRELSSHIGVARNTVVIAYQQLVDEGYLLSLERKGHFVNPAILEGRAGKTDLTPIASPAGAPDWSRRFRFQPSTQRNICKRADWQTYPYPFVYGQFDPTLFPTADWRECCMKTLSVLEISEWAQDMILRDDESLVRQIRTRVLPRRGVRASDDEIVITVGTQQALYLLADLLTSSDTPVGMEDPGYPDARNIFSSRTKRMESLAIDEQGLIIDDRLKRCDYVYVTPSHQCPTTVTMPLERREALLKMAEEADFIVIEDDYDSENPFEGEPLPALKSLDRNNRVIYIGSLSKSLAPGMRLGYVVGPAELIRELRGVRRLNLRHPAAYMQRAFAIFLSLGHHDSLLRRLSTAHNERACALTAALASHLPAFRHVPISGGSSCWVEGPPWLDANVLAEQALEHGILIETGSVFFMSEPPPRNYFRLGFSSIPVEHIDAGIKCLAGVVANLQTSE, from the coding sequence ATGAGCATTCGCCCCACCTCCGCGATGTGGAAGCAGTTCATGCAGCGCGAAGCCAACAGCGCGATGAGCCTGCAGGGCCAGATTCGTCAGATGCTGGTCGCGACCATTCTCGACGGCCAGATTCCACTCGACGAGCCGATTCCCTCCAGCCGCGAACTGTCTTCGCACATCGGCGTTGCGCGCAACACCGTGGTCATCGCCTATCAGCAACTGGTCGACGAGGGCTACCTGCTGTCGCTGGAGCGCAAGGGCCATTTCGTCAACCCCGCCATCCTCGAAGGGCGTGCGGGGAAGACCGACCTCACGCCGATCGCAAGCCCTGCCGGTGCGCCCGACTGGAGCCGTCGCTTCCGCTTCCAGCCCTCCACCCAGCGCAACATCTGCAAGCGGGCGGACTGGCAGACCTACCCCTACCCCTTTGTCTACGGTCAGTTCGACCCCACCCTGTTCCCCACCGCCGACTGGCGCGAGTGCTGCATGAAAACGCTCAGCGTGCTCGAGATCAGCGAATGGGCGCAGGACATGATACTGCGCGACGACGAATCCCTCGTGCGCCAGATCCGTACCAGGGTGTTGCCGCGACGCGGGGTACGGGCGTCGGACGACGAGATCGTGATCACCGTCGGCACCCAGCAGGCGCTGTATCTGCTGGCCGATCTGCTGACCAGCAGTGACACGCCGGTCGGCATGGAAGACCCCGGCTACCCCGACGCGCGCAACATTTTCAGCAGCCGCACAAAGCGCATGGAAAGCCTTGCAATAGATGAGCAGGGCCTGATTATTGACGACCGGCTCAAGCGCTGCGATTACGTCTATGTCACGCCCAGCCACCAGTGTCCGACCACGGTCACCATGCCGCTCGAACGTCGCGAGGCCTTGCTGAAGATGGCCGAGGAAGCAGACTTCATCGTCATCGAAGACGACTACGACAGCGAGAACCCGTTTGAAGGCGAACCCCTGCCCGCGCTCAAGAGCCTGGACCGCAACAACCGCGTGATCTACATCGGCAGTCTGTCCAAGAGCCTCGCGCCGGGCATGCGCCTGGGATACGTGGTCGGCCCGGCCGAGCTCATCCGCGAACTGCGCGGTGTGCGGCGGCTGAACCTTCGTCACCCTGCGGCTTACATGCAGCGCGCGTTCGCGATCTTTCTCTCGCTCGGTCACCACGACTCGCTGCTGCGCAGGCTCTCGACGGCGCACAACGAACGGGCATGCGCACTGACGGCGGCACTGGCGAGCCATCTTCCGGCTTTTCGCCATGTGCCGATCTCGGGTGGTTCGTCGTGCTGGGTGGAAGGCCCTCCCTGGCTCGATGCCAATGTACTCGCAGAGCAGGCCCTCGAACACGGCATCCTGATCGAGACCGGCAGCGTATTCTTCATGTCCGAACCGCCCCCGAGAAACTACTTCCGCCTCGGCTTCTCCTCGATTCCGGTCGAGCACATCGACGCTGGCATCAAATGCCTGGCCGGCGTTGTCGCAAATCTGCAAACTTCAGAATAA
- a CDS encoding thiazole synthase, with amino-acid sequence MQLNDLPTANEAGNTESNTDHQLTIAGKTYGSRLLVGTGKYRDFDETRAAVDASGTSIVTVTIRRVNIGQHQHEPNLLDAVPPSQFTILPNTGGCFNAKDAVYTLQMARELLGGHSLVKLEVLGDEKTLFPNMPETLKAAETLIKDGFDVMVYCSDDPIQAKMLEDMGCVAIMPLASLIGSGMGILNPWNLSLIIEQTKVPVIVDAGVGTASDAAIALELGCDGVLMNTAIAKAQDPIRMALAMRDAVRAGRNAYLAGRMPKRFSASPSSPMAGLMA; translated from the coding sequence ATGCAGCTCAATGACCTGCCCACGGCCAACGAAGCCGGCAACACCGAAAGCAACACCGACCACCAGCTCACCATCGCCGGCAAGACCTATGGGTCGCGCCTGCTGGTGGGCACCGGCAAGTACAGGGACTTTGACGAAACCCGCGCCGCAGTGGATGCCAGCGGCACGTCCATCGTCACCGTGACCATCCGCCGGGTGAACATCGGCCAGCACCAGCACGAACCCAATCTGCTGGACGCGGTGCCGCCCTCGCAATTCACCATCCTGCCCAACACCGGGGGCTGCTTCAACGCCAAGGACGCGGTCTATACGCTGCAGATGGCGCGCGAACTGTTGGGTGGGCACTCGCTGGTGAAACTGGAGGTGCTCGGCGACGAGAAGACCCTGTTCCCCAACATGCCCGAAACCCTGAAGGCAGCCGAAACGCTGATCAAGGACGGCTTCGACGTGATGGTCTACTGCAGCGACGACCCGATCCAGGCAAAGATGCTCGAAGACATGGGCTGCGTGGCGATCATGCCGCTGGCCTCGCTGATCGGCTCGGGCATGGGCATCCTGAATCCGTGGAACCTGTCGCTGATCATCGAGCAGACCAAGGTGCCGGTGATCGTCGATGCGGGTGTCGGCACCGCGTCGGATGCGGCCATCGCGCTCGAACTCGGCTGCGACGGCGTGCTGATGAACACCGCGATCGCCAAGGCGCAGGACCCGATCCGGATGGCGCTGGCCATGCGCGACGCCGTGCGTGCCGGGCGCAACGCCTATCTCGCCGGGCGCATGCCGAAACGCTTCTCCGCCTCTCCGTCCTCCCCGATGGCCGGTCTGATGGCCTGA
- the thiS gene encoding sulfur carrier protein ThiS: MPLIQIELNGKSRPAATTQSLEDLIASLDLAGKSLAVSINREVVKRAEWPNRHLQADDRIEIVHAIGGG, translated from the coding sequence ATGCCCCTGATCCAGATCGAACTCAATGGCAAGTCGCGCCCCGCTGCCACCACGCAGAGCCTGGAAGACCTGATCGCCTCGCTCGACCTCGCAGGGAAGAGCCTGGCGGTGTCGATCAACCGCGAGGTGGTCAAGCGTGCCGAGTGGCCCAATCGTCACCTGCAGGCCGACGACAGAATCGAAATCGTTCACGCCATCGGCGGTGGCTGA
- the thiC gene encoding phosphomethylpyrimidine synthase ThiC, producing the protein MNANEKFIASSAHVDAAAIAPLPNSRKVYVQGSRPDIQVPMRAISQADTPTGFGGEPNPDIYVYDCSGPYSDPAAKIDIRSGLPALRAGWIEERDDTEVLSDLSSEFGRVRAADTKLDELRFPGLHRKPRRAKPGANVSQMHYARRGIITPEMEYIAIRENLNRKAYIESLKAAGPTGNKMAALLGRQHPGQHFGASIPEEITPEFVRDEVARGRAIIPNNINHPESEPMIIGRNFLVKINANIGNSALGSSISEEVDKMTWAIRWGGDTVMDLSTGKNIHETREWIIRNSPVPIGTVPIYQALEKVDGKAEDLTWEIFRDTLIEQAEQGVDYFTIHAGVLLRYIPLTANRMTGIVSRGGSIMAKWCLAHHQESFLYTHFEEICEIMKAYDVAFSLGDGLRPGSIYDANDEAQLGELKTLGELTQIAWKHDVQVMIEGPGHVPMHMIKENMDLQLEQCHEAPFYTLGPLTTDIAPGYDHITSGIGAATIGWYGTAMLCYVTPKEHLGLPNKQDVKEGIITYKLAAHAADLAKGHPGSQIRDNALSKARYEFRWDDQFNIGLDPDKAREFHDETLPKESAKVAHFCSMCGPHFCSMKITQDVRDYAAQLGVAESEAVQKGMEVKAVEFVKSGAEIYRKV; encoded by the coding sequence ATGAACGCCAACGAAAAATTCATCGCCTCGAGCGCCCACGTCGACGCAGCCGCCATCGCGCCGCTGCCGAACTCGCGCAAGGTCTATGTTCAGGGTTCGCGCCCCGACATCCAGGTGCCCATGCGCGCCATCTCGCAGGCCGACACCCCGACCGGTTTTGGCGGCGAGCCCAACCCGGACATCTACGTCTACGACTGCTCCGGCCCCTACTCCGACCCTGCCGCCAAGATCGACATCCGCTCCGGGCTGCCCGCCCTGCGCGCCGGCTGGATCGAAGAGCGCGACGACACCGAGGTGCTGTCCGACCTGTCGTCCGAGTTCGGCCGCGTCCGCGCCGCCGACACCAAGCTCGACGAGTTGCGCTTCCCCGGCCTGCACCGCAAGCCGCGTCGCGCCAAGCCGGGTGCAAACGTGTCGCAGATGCACTACGCCCGCCGCGGCATCATCACGCCCGAGATGGAATACATTGCCATCCGCGAGAACCTCAACCGCAAGGCCTACATCGAATCGCTCAAGGCCGCGGGCCCCACCGGCAACAAGATGGCTGCGCTGCTCGGCCGTCAGCATCCGGGCCAGCACTTCGGCGCTTCGATCCCGGAAGAGATCACCCCCGAATTCGTGCGTGACGAGGTCGCCCGCGGCCGCGCCATCATCCCCAACAACATCAACCACCCCGAGTCCGAGCCGATGATCATCGGCCGCAACTTCCTGGTGAAGATCAACGCCAACATCGGCAACTCGGCGCTCGGCTCGTCCATCTCGGAAGAAGTCGACAAGATGACCTGGGCCATCCGCTGGGGCGGCGACACGGTGATGGACCTGTCCACGGGCAAGAACATCCACGAGACCCGCGAGTGGATCATTCGCAACTCGCCGGTGCCAATCGGCACCGTGCCCATCTACCAGGCGCTGGAAAAGGTCGACGGCAAGGCCGAGGACCTGACCTGGGAGATCTTCCGCGACACCCTCATCGAGCAGGCCGAACAGGGCGTGGACTACTTCACCATCCACGCCGGCGTGCTGCTGCGCTACATCCCGCTCACCGCCAACCGCATGACCGGCATCGTGTCCCGTGGCGGTTCGATCATGGCCAAGTGGTGCCTGGCGCATCACCAGGAGAGCTTCCTCTACACCCACTTCGAGGAAATCTGCGAAATCATGAAGGCCTACGACGTGGCCTTCAGCCTCGGCGACGGCCTGCGTCCGGGCTCGATCTACGACGCCAACGACGAAGCCCAGCTCGGCGAGCTCAAGACCCTGGGCGAGCTGACCCAGATCGCGTGGAAGCACGACGTGCAGGTGATGATCGAAGGCCCCGGCCATGTGCCAATGCACATGATCAAGGAAAACATGGACCTGCAGCTCGAGCAGTGCCATGAAGCCCCCTTCTACACCCTCGGACCGCTCACCACCGACATCGCCCCCGGCTACGACCACATCACCAGCGGCATCGGTGCGGCCACCATCGGCTGGTACGGCACCGCGATGCTGTGCTACGTGACGCCCAAGGAGCACCTCGGCCTGCCCAACAAGCAGGACGTGAAGGAAGGCATCATCACCTACAAGCTCGCCGCCCACGCCGCCGACCTCGCCAAGGGTCATCCGGGTTCGCAGATCCGTGACAACGCATTGAGCAAGGCGCGTTACGAGTTCCGCTGGGACGACCAGTTCAACATCGGCCTCGACCCCGACAAGGCGCGCGAATTCCACGATGAGACCCTGCCCAAGGAATCGGCCAAGGTCGCGCACTTCTGCTCGATGTGTGGCCCCCACTTCTGCTCGATGAAGATCACTCAGGACGTGCGTGATTACGCAGCCCAACTGGGCGTGGCCGAAAGCGAAGCGGTGCAGAAGGGCATGGAAGTGAAAGCCGTCGAGTTCGTGAAGAGCGGCGCCGAGATCTATCGCAAGGTGTGA
- a CDS encoding YeiH family protein, with protein MSTSTTAAQPGIFAGTKKMVPGVMLCAVIAVAATFVSEHYGGPQFLYALLIGIAFHFLSDNDKCIPGIEFSAKKLVRIGVALLGARIVASDVSDLGLAGVGALIGAVALTIGFGLLMARLLGLPSMLGLLSGGGTGICGISATMAISSTLPNTRENERYTLLTAIGIAIFSTVAMVLYPLIVKSAGLSTAEAGLFLGGSIHDVAQVVGAGLIISPEVGDAATLAKMFRVAMLMPVVVILALTFHAERKKSETPGAKTPILPLFLVVFAALAAANSMGWLPHEVVEVSSDISRWCLVISIAALGVKTSLEKLAALGWKPIVLMSSEAIFVATYMLSVVYVSRAFGA; from the coding sequence ATGAGCACATCCACAACTGCTGCGCAGCCAGGCATCTTCGCCGGCACGAAGAAAATGGTCCCCGGCGTGATGCTCTGCGCCGTCATCGCGGTCGCCGCCACCTTCGTCTCCGAGCACTACGGCGGGCCGCAGTTCCTCTACGCATTGCTGATCGGCATTGCCTTCCACTTTCTGTCGGACAACGACAAGTGCATCCCGGGCATCGAGTTCTCCGCCAAGAAACTGGTGCGCATCGGCGTCGCACTGCTGGGCGCACGCATCGTTGCCAGTGACGTCAGCGACCTCGGTCTTGCCGGTGTCGGTGCCCTCATCGGCGCCGTCGCGCTGACCATCGGTTTCGGTCTGCTGATGGCCCGCCTGCTGGGGCTGCCGAGCATGCTCGGCCTGCTCTCGGGCGGCGGCACCGGCATCTGCGGCATCTCGGCGACGATGGCCATCTCGTCCACGCTGCCCAATACCCGTGAGAACGAGCGCTACACTCTGCTCACCGCCATCGGTATCGCGATTTTCTCCACCGTGGCGATGGTGCTCTACCCGCTGATCGTCAAGAGCGCCGGCCTCAGTACGGCCGAAGCCGGTCTCTTCCTCGGCGGCTCGATCCACGACGTCGCCCAGGTGGTGGGTGCCGGCCTGATCATTTCCCCGGAAGTCGGTGATGCGGCAACGCTGGCCAAGATGTTCCGCGTCGCCATGCTGATGCCGGTGGTCGTGATCCTCGCCCTCACCTTCCATGCCGAGCGCAAGAAGAGCGAAACCCCGGGCGCAAAGACCCCGATCCTGCCGCTGTTCCTGGTCGTGTTCGCCGCACTGGCTGCCGCCAACAGCATGGGCTGGCTGCCGCACGAAGTGGTCGAGGTCAGCTCCGACATCTCGCGCTGGTGCCTGGTGATCTCGATTGCCGCACTCGGTGTAAAGACCTCGCTCGAAAAGCTTGCCGCCCTGGGCTGGAAGCCGATCGTGCTGATGTCCAGCGAGGCCATCTTCGTGGCCACCTACATGCTCAGCGTGGTGTATGTCTCACGCGCCTTCGGCGCCTGA
- the xsc gene encoding sulfoacetaldehyde acetyltransferase yields the protein MSDQNSQANRSVPVGPTRMTPSEAFVETLVSNGVTDMFGIMGSAFMDAMDIFAPAGIRLIPVVHEQGAGHMADGFSRVSGRHGVVIGQNGPGISNCVTAIGAAFWAHSPVVIVTPETGTMGMGLGGFQECNQLPMFQEFTKYQGHVTHPARMAEYTGRCFDRAMSEMGPTQLNIPRDYFYGDITCEIPKPARLDRGAGGEQSLDEAAALLATAKFPVIISGGGVVMADAVEECKALAERLGAPVVNSYLHNDSFPASHPLWCGPLGYQGSKAAMKLMAQADVVVALGSRLGPFGTLPQHGMDYWPKNAKIIQIDADNKMLGLVKKISVGICGDAKAAAVALTRRLEGKTLACDADKAARAQKIADEKAAWEKELDEWTHEKDAFSLDMIEENAKEKTFQGGDYLHPRQVLRELEKAMPEDVMVSTDIGNINSVANSYLRFEKPRSFFAAMSFGNCGYAFPTIIGAKVAAPHRPAVSYAGDGAWGMSLMETMTCVRHNIPVTAVVFHNRQWGAEKKNQVDFYNRRFVAGELDNQSFAEIARAMGAEGITVDKIEDVGPALKKAIDMQMNEGKTTIIEIMCTRELGDPFRRDALSKPVRHLDKYKDYV from the coding sequence ATGAGCGATCAGAACAGCCAAGCCAACCGGTCCGTGCCCGTCGGCCCCACCCGCATGACCCCTTCCGAGGCCTTCGTCGAGACCCTGGTCTCGAACGGCGTGACCGACATGTTCGGCATCATGGGCTCGGCCTTCATGGATGCGATGGATATCTTCGCGCCGGCCGGCATCCGCCTGATCCCGGTGGTGCATGAGCAGGGCGCCGGCCACATGGCCGATGGCTTCTCCCGCGTCTCGGGTCGCCACGGCGTGGTGATCGGCCAGAACGGCCCCGGCATCTCCAACTGCGTGACCGCGATCGGCGCCGCCTTCTGGGCCCACAGCCCGGTGGTGATCGTGACCCCGGAGACGGGCACCATGGGCATGGGGCTGGGTGGTTTCCAGGAGTGCAACCAGCTGCCGATGTTCCAGGAGTTCACCAAGTACCAGGGCCACGTGACCCACCCGGCCCGCATGGCCGAGTACACCGGCCGCTGTTTCGATCGCGCCATGAGCGAGATGGGCCCGACCCAGCTGAACATTCCGCGTGACTATTTCTACGGTGACATTACCTGCGAGATTCCCAAGCCCGCCCGTCTGGACCGGGGCGCCGGTGGCGAGCAGTCGCTCGACGAGGCCGCAGCGCTGCTGGCCACGGCCAAGTTCCCGGTGATCATCTCCGGCGGTGGCGTGGTGATGGCCGATGCGGTCGAGGAGTGCAAGGCCCTGGCCGAGCGCCTGGGCGCACCGGTGGTCAATAGCTACCTGCACAACGATTCCTTCCCCGCGAGCCATCCGCTGTGGTGCGGCCCGCTGGGCTACCAGGGTTCGAAGGCGGCGATGAAGCTGATGGCGCAGGCCGACGTGGTGGTGGCGCTGGGTTCGCGTCTGGGCCCCTTCGGTACCCTGCCCCAGCACGGCATGGACTACTGGCCCAAGAACGCGAAGATCATCCAGATCGACGCCGACAACAAGATGCTGGGCCTGGTGAAGAAGATCTCGGTCGGGATCTGCGGCGATGCGAAGGCGGCCGCCGTGGCGCTGACCCGTCGTCTGGAAGGCAAGACCCTGGCGTGCGATGCCGACAAGGCTGCCCGTGCGCAGAAGATCGCCGACGAGAAGGCGGCGTGGGAGAAGGAGCTCGACGAGTGGACGCACGAGAAGGATGCCTTCAGCCTCGACATGATCGAGGAGAACGCGAAGGAGAAGACCTTCCAGGGTGGCGACTATCTGCATCCGCGTCAGGTGCTGCGTGAGCTCGAGAAGGCGATGCCCGAGGACGTGATGGTGTCGACCGACATCGGCAACATCAACTCGGTGGCCAACAGCTACCTGCGCTTCGAGAAGCCGCGCTCCTTCTTCGCGGCGATGAGCTTCGGCAACTGCGGTTACGCCTTCCCCACCATCATCGGTGCCAAGGTCGCCGCGCCCCATCGTCCGGCCGTGTCCTACGCCGGCGACGGTGCCTGGGGCATGAGCCTGATGGAGACCATGACCTGCGTGCGTCACAACATTCCGGTCACCGCGGTGGTGTTCCACAACCGTCAGTGGGGTGCGGAGAAGAAGAACCAGGTCGATTTCTACAACCGCCGCTTCGTCGCCGGTGAGCTCGACAACCAGTCCTTCGCCGAGATCGCCCGCGCCATGGGCGCCGAGGGCATCACCGTCGACAAGATCGAGGATGTCGGCCCCGCGCTGAAGAAGGCCATCGACATGCAGATGAACGAAGGCAAGACCACCATCATCGAGATCATGTGTACCCGTGAGCTCGGCGACCCCTTCCGCCGCGATGCACTGTCCAAGCCCGTGCGTCACCTCGACAAGTACAAGGACTACGTCTGA